One Rhizoctonia solani chromosome 3, complete sequence genomic region harbors:
- a CDS encoding aminotransferase class I and II protein, giving the protein MAPAEESVLHAHMRAALDSRRQRSIIRRPHPDAFIPAPQNLVVQPPKPLIDFSSNDYLSLSTYAPLRDHFLASLRSAPQILGSGGSRLLDGTHEAHLKIEQRLAKFFCPEPRYPSPNPTALLFNSGFDANVALFSVLPQPGDWIIYDELVHASVHDGMRSSRLAQSRRIAFKHSCVRNLEAKIRYVLNTESERGLGGGKGTIFVALEALYSMDGDLAPLGSILKTVECLVPPERRCVVVDEAHSTGVYGDGRGWVEQLGLGSRVHVRLHTFGKAMASSGGIVICDSLTREYLINYARTFIFTTAPTIANVIAMGCSFDMVDNGTTQRLAAQLFKISTRFTTALRTRLENIPPRIMALPPFLKSEPTPIVPILTPHPRQLAQHLRERGFLARPITHPTVPKGEERVRVCLHAANTEEEVDGLVDALLEWAEEKRSGPRLGGRSFPIAKL; this is encoded by the exons ATGGCCCCCGCTGAGGAGTCGGTTTTGCACGCTCATATGCGAGCAGCGCTTGACTCGAGACGACAACGGAGTATCATACGTCGTCCCCATCCGGATGCGTTTATCCCCGCTCCTCAGAACTTGGTCGTCCAGCCTC CCAAACCGCTTATCGACTTTTCCTCAAACGATTATCTTTCGCTGTCCACTTATGCGCCTCTCCGAGACCATTTCCTCGCATCTCTCCGGTCCGCACCTCAGATCCTGGGCTCTGGGGGGTCAAGACTCCTAGACGGGACACACGAAGCGCATCTCAAGATTGAGCAACGTCTAGCCAAATTCTTCTGTCCTGAACCTCGTTATCCGAGTCCGAACCCGACGGCGCTCTTGTTCAATTCGGGCTTCGACGCCAATGTCGCTCTCTTTTCCGTTCTTCCGCAGCCAGGGGACTGGATCATATACGACGAGCTCGTACATGCGTCGGTGCACGATGGAATGCGCTCGTCCCGCCTTGCTCAGAGCCGAAGGATCGCGTTCAAGCATAGTTGCGTGAGGAATTTGGAAGCCAAGATTCGGTATGTGCTTAATACCGAGTCGGAAAGGGGGCTTGGAGGGGGAAAGGGTACTATTTTTGTCGCGCTCGAGGCGTTGTATAGTATGGACGGAGATCTTGCGCCGTTGGGTTCTATTTTGAAGACGGTCGAGTGCTTGGTCCCGCCCGAAAGACGGTGCGTGGTTGTGGACGAGGCGCATTCGACTGGAGTTTATGGAGACGGACGTGGATGGGTCGAGCAGCTTGGGTTGGGATCGAGAGTTCATGTGCGACTGCATACGTTTGGAAAGGCGATGGCGAGTAGCGGTG GTATTGTCATTTGCGATTCTCTCACGAGAGAGTATTTGATCAACTATGCGCGGACGTTTATATTCACCACTGCACCGACAATAGCGAATGTGATTGCGATGGGGTGTTCGTTCGATATGGTCGATAACGGGACAACTCAACGA CTTGCAGCTCAATTGTTCAAAATCTCAACCCGATTCACGACTGCATTACGGACACGGCTTGAAAACATCCCCCCACGAATCATGGCTCTCCCTCCCTTTCTCAAATCAGAACCAACCCCTATTGTCCCCATCTTAACGCCCCACCCTCGACAACTCGCCCAACACCTCCGCGAACGTGGCTTTTTGGCCAGACCGATCACACATCCGACTGTTCCGAAGGGCGAAGAACGAGTTCGG GTATGCCTTCATGCCGCTAATACCGAGGAAGAAGTTGATGGATTGGTTGATGCGTTGCTGGAATGGGCAGAGGAGAAGAGGTCGGGGCCGAGGTTGGGTGGGCGATCATTCCCCATTGCTAAACTGTAA
- a CDS encoding cytochrome C oxidase subunit Vb produces the protein MFSALRTLPLRARPAVARTFATTPRVFAGHKAAALLGEGAKPGEVPTDENQATGLERLELLGKMEGVDVFDMNPLEMTRIGTLEDPIKIYSLFPERHVGCTGYPADSHDTIWLTVTNSKKNHRCPECGSVYALDFHGDPHAHEHH, from the exons ATGTTTTCTGCACTCCGCACGCTGCCGCTCCGTGCCCGCCCTGCTGTTGCGCGTACATTCGCAACGACACCCCGTGTCTTTGCCGGCCACAAGGCCGCGGCCCTCCTCGGAGAAGGAGCCAAGCCCGGTGAAGTCCCCACCGATGAGAACCAGGCGACCGGTCTCGAGAGGCTTGAGTTACTCGGAAAGATGGAGGGCGTCGATGTGTTTGACATGAACCCGCTCGAGATGACTCGTATCGGCACACTCGAGGATCCGATTAAAATTTATTCGCTC TTCCCTGAGCGCCATGTCGGGTGCACTGGCTACCCGGCCGACTCGCATGACACCATCTGGCTCACCGTTACCAATAGCAAGAAGAACCACCGCTGCCCCGAGTGTGGATCCG TCTACGCACTTGACTTCCACGGCGACCCACACGCTCACGAGCATCACTAG